The following are from one region of the Salvia hispanica cultivar TCC Black 2014 chromosome 1, UniMelb_Shisp_WGS_1.0, whole genome shotgun sequence genome:
- the LOC125196830 gene encoding non-specific lipid transfer protein GPI-anchored 21-like isoform X2, whose amino-acid sequence MESMIVLGNLIIIAFLAPYAAAQSNTNTNTTCTGPMLRSFGSCIGYLTTRSNASSPTSACCNSLRDLMSNGQDCLCQIVTGGVPFQVPINRTLAISLPKACNQSGVPIECRATASPVPAPAPRNSNPSAPNNRSPPPSIPQALDTTVF is encoded by the exons ATGGAAAGCATGATTGTATTAGGAAATCTCATTATCATAGCTTTCCTCGCTCCGTATGCGGCAGCGCAgtcgaacacgaacacgaacacaaCCTGCACAGGGCCCATGCTACGCAGCTTCGGGTCGTGCATAGGGTACCTGACGACCAGGTCGAACGCGTCGTCGCCAACTTCAGCGTGCTGCAACTCGTTGAGAGACCTCATGAGCAACGGCCAAGATTGCTTGTGCCAGATTGTGACGGGAGGTGTACCTTTCCAAGTTCCCATCAATCGAACTCTCGCAATCTCCCTTCCTAAAGCATGCAACCAATCTGGAGTCCCAATTGAATGCAGAG CCACAGCTAGCCCTGTTCCAGCTCCAG CACCAAGGAATTCAAACCCGTCTGCACCAAATAATAGATCACCTCCTCCTTCAATTCCTCAAG CCCTCGACACCACCGTCTTCTAG
- the LOC125223189 gene encoding serine/threonine-protein kinase STY13-like translates to MDPNTSEELKGVGNSSSKSLSDKSVGSISSKDMIFRADKIDLKSLDLQLEKHLSKVWSKNLETQSSQKPREVWEIDPTKLELRYLVAQGTYGIVYRSTYDGRDVAVKVLDWEDGTKTAAEAAEIRASFKQEVSVWHKLNHPNVTSFIGASMGVSQLKVPPKNPSEGYTNLPPRACCVVVEFLSGGTLKSYLFKNRKKKLPFKVVIQLALDLARGLSYLHAQRIVHRDVKAENMLIGAQRTLKIADFGVARVEANNPSDMTGETGTLGYMAPEVLDGKPYNRKCDVYSFGVCLWEIYCCDLPYNDYSFADIMSAVVRQNLRPEIPRCCPSSLASIMKRCWDANPDRRPEMDEVVRLLEAIDTSKGGGMIPEDQSARCFCFAPTRGP, encoded by the exons ATGGATCCGAATACGAGTGAGGAATTGAAGGGTGTGggaaatagtagtagtaagaGCTTGTCGGATAAGAGCGTAGGAAGCATTAGCAgcaaagatatgatttttcgGGCGGATAAGATTGATCTCAAGAGCTTAGATTTGCAGCTTGAGAAGCACTTGAGCAAGGTTTGGTCTAAGAATTTGGAAACTCAGAGCAGCCAGAAGCCGAGAGAGGTGTGGGAGATCGATCCTACTAAGTTAGAACTTCGATACCTTGTGGCTCAGGGAACCTATGGCATAGTTTACCGGAGTACTTATGATGGTCGGGATGTTGCAG TTAAGGTGTTGGATTGGGAGGATGGCACAAAAACAGCTGCAGAAGCTGCTGAAATTCGAGCATCATTCAAACAGGAGGTTTCTGTTTGGCACAAGCTCAACCATCCAAACGTTACTAGT TTCATTGGTGCGTCAATGGGGGTGTCACAATTGAAAGTTCCTCCAAAGAATCCATCCGAGGGTTACACAAACCTTCCACCAAGGGCATGTTGTGTTGTCGTGGAATTTCTCTCCGGAGGCACATTGAAGAGCTACTTATTCAAGAATCGAAAAAAGAAGCTTCCCTTTAAAGTTGTGATCCAGCTTGCTCTGGACCTTGCACGAGG GTTGAGCTATCTGCACGCGCAAAGGATTGTACATCGTGATGTCAAAGCAGAAAACATGCTTATAGGTGCTCAAAGAACACTGAAAATCGCTGATTTTGGTGTCGCTCGTGTTGAAGCTAATAATCCGAGCGACATGACTGGTGAAACCGGAACTCTAGGCTACATGGCCCCTGAG GTGCTAGATGGGAAGCCTTATAACCGGAAATGCGACGTATACAGCTTCGGTGTTTGCTTGTGGGAAATATACTGTTGTGATCTGCCTTACAACGATTATAGCTTTGCTGATATTATGTCAGCTGTTGTTCGACAG AATCTACGCCCGGAGATCCCACGTTGTTGTCCTAGCTCTCTTGCAAGCATCATGAAACGGTGTTGGGATGCAAACCCGGACAGACGGCCGGAGATGGATGAGGTTGTGAGGCTGCTCGAGGCAATCGACACGAGCAAAGGCGGCGGCATGATACCGGAAGACCAATCAGCAAGGTGTTTCTGCTTTGCTCCGACTAGAGGCCCATAA
- the LOC125223182 gene encoding ATP-dependent RNA helicase SUV3, mitochondrial-like gives MGSLLLRRRISRSLLPDNTDFYCSTWEPKFRTSCGIYECLRKLSSSTPRVKFDFTDLTRPHTWYPVARRKKRNVILHVGPTNSGKTYHALKRLELSPSGIYCGPLRLLAWEVAQRLNKANVPCELITGQEREEIDGAKHKAVTVEMSDVNSDYSCAVVDEIQMLGCKTRGFSFTRALLGICADELHLCGDPAAVPLIKEMLKVTDDVVEVKYYDRLSPLVPLDVPLGSFSKIRTGDCIVTFSRYEIYKMKRLIEDQRQHMCSVVYGSLPPATRSRQATMFNDENNGFDVLVASDAIGMGLNLNISRIIFSTLKKFDGIEMRDLTVSEIKQIAGRAGRYKSKFPIGEVTCLKADDLPLLHSSLSSPSPTLEQAGLFPSFDLIVMFSRLHPTYGLKQILEHFVEHAKLSDNYFITNCEEMLKVAAVIDELPLTLSDKYLFVMSPVDMEDDISSQGLTQFATSYSTNHTVRLKEIFTPGTLKIPKSHKQLKELESIHKVLDLYVWLSFHMDECFPDRELASSQKAICSMLIEEFLGRSEWEKKPIPRKLPRPTRLKSLH, from the exons ATGGGCTCCTTGCTTCTCCGCCGGAGGATTTCTCGGTCATTGCTTCCCG ATAATACTGATTTCTATTGCTCTACGTGGGAGCCGAAGTTTAGAACTTCATGTGGCATCTATGAATGCTTAAGGAAGCTCAGCAGCTCTACACCGCGcgttaaatttgattttacagACCTCAC GCGCCCTCATACATGGTACCCTGTTGCTCGACGAAAAAAACGGAATGTAATATTGCATGTTGGTCCAACAAATAGTGGCAAAACATACCATGCTCTGAAGCGGTTGGAGTTGAGTCCTTCAG GTATCTATTGTGGGCCATTGAGACTTTTGGCGTGGGAGGTTGCTCAGCGTCTGAACAAGGCCAATGTTCCTTGTGAGCTCATTACTGGgcaagagagagaggagattGATGGAGCAAAACATAAAGCTGTTACTGTAGAAATGTCAGATGTCAATTCTGATTATAGCTGTGCGGTTGTAGATGAAATTCAG ATGTTGGGATGCAAAACAAGGGGCTTTTCATTTACCAGGGCTTTACTAGGAATATGTGCTGATGAACTACACTTGTGTGGGGATCCAGCAGCTGTTCCTTTAATTAAAGAGATGCTTAAAGTGACCGATGATGTTGTCGAG GTTAAATATTATGATAGACTTTCACCTCTTGTCCCCTTGGATGTTCCGCTGGGATCTTTTTCCAAGATACGGACAGGTGACTGCATTGTCACATTCTCACGTTATGAGATATACAAAATGAAG AGACTAATCGAAGATCAAAGGCAGCATATGTGCTCCGTTGTTTATGGTTCATTGCCTCCAGCCACTCGAAGCAGACAG GCAACAATGTTCAACGATGAAAACAATGGTTTTGATGTTCTTGTGGCGAGTGATGCCATTGGAATGGGTCTCAATCTTAACATATCcagaataattttttcaacattgaaaaaatttgatgGTATAGAAATGCGGGACCTTACTGTTTCTGAGATTAAACAGATTGCAG GAAGAGCTGGAAGATACAAATCTAAATTTCCTATTGGTGAAGTGACTTGTCTAAAGGCTGATGATCTACCTTTACTTCATTCATCACTAAGTTCCCCTTCTCCTACTCTGGAG CAAGCTGGACTCTTCCCTAGCTTCGATCTAATAGTTATGTTTTCACGTTTACATCCAACTTATGGTCTAAAGCAGATATTG GAGCATTTTGTTGAGCACGCCAAGTTGTCAGATAACTATTTTATCACTAATTGCGAGGAGATGTTG AAAGTAGCAGCCGTAATAGATGAGCTACCTCTTACTTTGAGTGATAAGTATCTATTTGTTATGAG TCCCGTTGACATGGAGGATGACATCTCGTCTCAGGGACTCACTCAG TTTGCAACAAGTTATTCTACAAATCATACTGTGCGGCTCAAGGAAATATTTACCCCCGGAACACTCAAGATACCCAAGTCGCACAAGCAACTAAAGGAACTCGAATCAATTCATAAG GTTCTGGATCTGTACGTTTGGCTGAGTTTTCATATGGATGAGTGTTTTCCCGACCGGGAGCTGGCATCGTCGCAAAAGGCCATTTGCAGCAT GTTGATCGAGGAGTTCTTGGGAAGGAGTGAATGGGAGAAGAAGCCAATCCCTAGAAAATTACCTCGCCCCACTCGCTTGAAATCTTTGCATTGA
- the LOC125202788 gene encoding uncharacterized protein LOC125202788, giving the protein MTCEPEKESMDIDSAGESKEIPCEVVRNGLNLYPVFANDSGEGLPYAPQDWPNPGDNWRWKVGKRISVSGYFRDRYIYVPSRFRKMGDSKGFKSRLSLEHYIREKFPCADVDTFFASFSWVIPSKLTKKDADDREMLRLLPEPAKDLESDGVARCKAGNRFCSSLAAREESGSQIMLCDICCGEAGFCRDCCCILCSQTIDKASEDYNSIICEADIEGGTCGHSCHIDCALRAYMAGTVGGSIGLDAEYFCRRCDSRTDLVPHVTRLINDWKSNGSQDDIEKILNVGILVLRGSNRTSAMQLMHRFQLAMSKLKNGNYLEDIWKMDPVCKDTSGKIACFGVDLLHKTDCWSP; this is encoded by the exons ATGACTTGCGAGCCAGAGAAGGAGTCTATGGACATCGACAGTGCGGGAGAAAGCAAAGAGATTCCATGTGAGGTTGTCAGAAATGGTCTTAATCTCTATCCAGTCTTTGCTAATGATTCTGGTGAAGGCCTTCCATATGCACCTCAAGATTGGCCTAATCCCGGTGATAACTGGCGCTGGAAAGTTGGGAAAAGAATTTCTGTTTCAGGATACTTTCGAGATAGATATATTTATGTTCCCAGCAGGTTCCGCAAGATGGGAGATAGTAAAGGCTTCAAGAGCAGGCTCTCACTTGAACACTATATTCGAGAAAAATTCCCTTGTGCAGATGTTGATACTTTCTTTGCCTCTTTCAGCTGGGTAATCCCTTCTAAACTAACCAAGAAAG ATGCAGATGACCGAGAAATGCTCAGGCTCCTGCCGGAGCCAGCAAAAGATCTAGAATCTGATGGCGTTGCGCGTTGTAAAGCTGGTAATAGATTTTGCAGCAGCTTAGCTGCACGAGAGGAGTCTGGTTCACAAATCATGTTATGTGATATTTGCTGTGGTGAAGCTGGTTTCTGCAGAGATTGTTGTTGTATATTATGTTCTCAAACTATCGACAAAGCTTCTGAAGATTACAATTCCATTATATGTGAAGCTGATATTGAGGGCGGTACTTGTGGACATAGTTGTCACATTGACTGTGCTCTACGAGCTTACATGGCTGGGACAGTTGGAGGGAGTATAGGTTTGGATGCAGAGTATTTTTGCCGTCGCTGTGATTCAAGAACCGATCTAGTTCCACATGTTACCAGACTAATAAATGATTGGAAATCAAATGGCTCGCAGGATGATATTGAGAAGATTTTGAATGTTGGCATCCTTGTGCTGCGTGGGTCAAATAGAACAAGCGCAATGCAGCTGATGCATCGTTTTCAGTTAGCCATGTCAAAG CTTAAGAATGGCAATTATCTGGAGGATATTTGGAAGATGGATCCTGTCTGTAAAGATACTTCTG GAAAGATCGCCTGCTTCGGAGTTGATCTTCTTCACAAGACCGATTGCTGGAGTCCTTAA
- the LOC125186287 gene encoding type IV inositol polyphosphate 5-phosphatase 6-like, which translates to MGFEVGILTSFIRQGRGYLDHPQILNIQNYSVFVSTWNVGGRPPRSNMNLDDWLHSAPSADVYVLGFQEIVPLNAGNILGAEDNGPAKKWLALIKRTLDNAPGTSGVGGCYTPSPIPDPVAEWNADFEGSSRNKASTFFPRRSFQTPPQRWNMENDMSIPQTPLDRRLSVCDRVIFGHRQSDFGANVRWGGRPSDCSSSQRTSDFSSGPRPSDYSSGPRPSDYSLGHRPSDFEDYLTSDSPSTVLQPRACALAEDAYGEPGRSRYSLVASKQMVGIFLTVWVKSEMKEHVRNIKISSVGRGLMGYLGNKGSISISMMLHQTSLCFVCSHLTSGEKEGDELRRNADVMEILRKTRFPRVSNINDEKSPETILEHDRIIWLGDLNYRIALPYRSAKALVEMQNWRTLLEKDQLRIEQRQGRVFDGWKEGKIYFPPTYKYSHNSDRYAGDDMHPKEKRRTPAWCDRILWYGRGLQQLSYARGESRFSDHRPVSSVFSAEIELVPNRFRKSTSCSGSRIQAEELLPYTQSYTELCFF; encoded by the exons ATGGGTTTTGAAGTGGGCATCTTAACTTCTTTCATTAGGCAAGGGAGAGGCTATCTTGATCATCCCCAGATTTTAAACATCCAAAACTACAG TGTTTTCGTGTCAACATGGAATGTGGGAGGAAGGCCACCTAGGAGCAATATGAACTTAGATGATTGGCTTCACTCAGCTCCTTCTGCAGATGTATATGTTCTAGG TTTTCAAGAAATAGTTCCTTTGAATGCCGGCAACATTCTTGGAGCAGAGGACAACGGCCCGGCTAAGAAGTGGCTCGCCTTAATCAAACGTACACTGGACAATGCTCCAGGCACTAGTGGAGTCGGGGGGTGCTACACACCATCTCCGATCCCTGATCCAGTCGCTGAATGGAATGCAGACTTCGAGGGATCGTCCAGGAACAAAGCCTCAACCTTCTTTCCACGTCGGTCGTTCCAAACACCACCACAGCGCTGGAACATGGAGAACGACATGTCAATCCCACAGACTCCCCTTGATAGGAGACTCAGTGTGTGTGACAGGGTAATTTTTGGTCACAGGCAGAGTGACTTTGGTGCGAATGTGAGATGGGGCGGTAGACCTAGTGACTGCTCATCTAGCCAGAGGACGAGCGACTTCTCTTCTGGCCCTCGTCCCAGTGACTACTCATCTGGACCCCGGCCTAGTGACTACTCCTTGGGTCATAGGCCTAGTGACTTTGAGGATTATCTGACTAGTGACTCGCCTAGCACGGTCTTGCAGCCGAGGGCTTGTGCTCTCGCAGAAGATGCATACGGAGAGCCAGGAAGATCGAGATACTCTTTGGTTGCAAGTAAGCAAATGGTTGGCATCTTTCTCACTGTTTGGGTTAAAAGTGAGATGAAGGAACATGTGAGAAACATAAAGATTTCATCTGTTGGAAGAGGATTAATGGGATATCTTGGTAATAAG GGTTCCATTTCAATCAGCATGATGTTGCACCAGACCAGCCTTTGCTTCGTGTGCAGTCATTTGACGTCCGGTGAGAAGGAAGGAGATGAGCTTCGTAGAAATGCTGATGTCATGGAGATCCTAAGGAAGACACGGTTCCCACGTGTCAGCAACATCAACGATGAAAAATCACCCGAGacaatccttgaacatga TCGAATAATTTGGCTTGGAGATCTGAACTATCGGATAGCTCTTCCCTACCGATCTGCCAAAGCTCTCGTGGAAATGCAAAACTGGAGGACACTGTTAGAAAAAGACCAA CTCCGGATAGAGCAGAGACAAGGCCGAGTATTTGATGGATGGAAAGAAGGGAAGATCTACTTCCCACCAACGTATAAATACTCGCACAATTCAGACAGATATGCTGGTGATGATATGCACCCGAAGGAGAAAAGACGAACTCCAGCATG GTGTGATAGGATCTTGTGGTACGGACGGGGTCTGCAGCAGTTATCCTATGCACGAGGCGAATCTAGGTTCTCAGACCATAGACCAGTCTCTAGTGTTTTCTCGGCCGAGATCGAGCTAGTCCCCAACCGGTTCAGGAAAAGCACGAGCTGCTCAGGCTCCAGAATACAGGCCGAGGAGCTGTTACCCTACACACAAAGCTATACTGAACTCTgcttcttttga
- the LOC125213308 gene encoding uncharacterized protein LOC125213308 — MDALMNLESVLRSKQVQLTPKEANALQSWRDRAERALSVGGLAGSVTSWLVTKRLDKQLRILVSAGLGSLSGLALLNRSIHSSVDYMLSLQGSRVQGELAHIILRNNQSNGWAYQYVSKYFYPEVVFVDASVDKAFYRWRYRNTSGDAIASQTQSTTEANSHEKDAKMVAKETEPVYASTGSNTAENPFDLIFGFPESTKEVSDQADAPKILSRRQARKEKRLHRRHRHGRDVESEI; from the exons ATGGATGCTCTTATGAATCTTGAATCAGTTCTTCGCTCAAAACAG GTCCAATTGACGCCTAAAGAAGCAAATGCATTGCAATCATGGAGAGATCGAGCTGAAAGAGCTTTATCTGTTGGTGGTCTTGCTGGTTCAGTTACTTCTTGGCTAG TGACAAAAAGGCTTGACAAGCAGCTACGGATTCTTGTTTCTGCAG GGCTTGGTTCCCTTTCTGGACTGGCTCTACTTAACAGATCTATTCACTCATCTGTTGATTATATGCTTTCACTGCAAGGGAGTCGGGTACAGGGAGAATTGGCACACAT AATATTGAGGAACAATCAGAGTAATGGTTGGGCATATCAATACGTCTCCAAGTACTTTTACCCTGAAGTTGTTTTCGTCGATGCATCGGTAGATAAGGCTTTCTATAGATGGCGTTACAGAAACACGTCTGGAGATGCCATTGCTTCTCAAACACAAAGCACCACGGAAGCCAATTCACATGAGAAAGACGCCAAGATGGTTGCAAAAGAAACCGAACCAGTCTAT GCAAGTACAGGAAGCAACACTGCAGAGAATCCATTTGATCTCATTTTCGGGTTTCCTGAGAGTACAAAAGAGGTTTCTGATCAGGCTGATGCACCCAAAATATTGTCGAGGAGGCAGGCACGAAAAGAGAAACGATTGCACCGCAGGCATAGGCATGGCCGTGACGTGGAATCTGAGATTTAG
- the LOC125196830 gene encoding non-specific lipid transfer protein GPI-anchored 20-like isoform X1, whose amino-acid sequence MESMIVLGNLIIIAFLAPYAAAQSNTNTNTTCTGPMLRSFGSCIGYLTTRSNASSPTSACCNSLRDLMSNGQDCLCQIVTGGVPFQVPINRTLAISLPKACNQSGVPIECRATASPVPAPAPRNSNPSAPNNRSPPPSIPQVPFIPQPSTPPSSRMTPPQTPQSDLVPTLTPPGMRPTLSAAQPSPSAFPSLLVAMMGVFLIYFC is encoded by the exons ATGGAAAGCATGATTGTATTAGGAAATCTCATTATCATAGCTTTCCTCGCTCCGTATGCGGCAGCGCAgtcgaacacgaacacgaacacaaCCTGCACAGGGCCCATGCTACGCAGCTTCGGGTCGTGCATAGGGTACCTGACGACCAGGTCGAACGCGTCGTCGCCAACTTCAGCGTGCTGCAACTCGTTGAGAGACCTCATGAGCAACGGCCAAGATTGCTTGTGCCAGATTGTGACGGGAGGTGTACCTTTCCAAGTTCCCATCAATCGAACTCTCGCAATCTCCCTTCCTAAAGCATGCAACCAATCTGGAGTCCCAATTGAATGCAGAG CCACAGCTAGCCCTGTTCCAGCTCCAG CACCAAGGAATTCAAACCCGTCTGCACCAAATAATAGATCACCTCCTCCTTCAATTCCTCAAG TTCCATTTATTCCTCAGCCCTCGACACCACCGTCTTCTAGGATGACGCCACCTCAGACGCCACAAAGTGACCTAGTCCCGACGCTTACGCCACCAGGGATGCGACCAACATTGTCGGCTGCGCAGCCATCTCCAAGTGCTTTTCCATCTCTTCTTGTAGCGATGATGGGGGTCTTTCTCATCTACTTTTGTTGA